The following nucleotide sequence is from Synechococcus sp. KORDI-52.
GAAAGATCGCTACGAAGTCCAGCTCAGTGATCGGGATCAGGCCATTGAACGCTTGCGCGACATGAAGGCACGGCTCTCCACCAAAATGGTTGGAGAAACCCTCGAACAACACTGCGAAACCGAATTCAACAGGATTCGTGCAGCGGCTTTCCCAAAGGCCTATTTCGAAAAAGACAATGACGCGCGCAGTGGAAGCAAGGGTGACTACATCTTCCGCGACCAAGACGACCACAACAACGAAATCATCTCGATCATGTTTGAGATGAAAAACGAGGCCGACACAACAGCCACCAAAAAGAAGAACGAAGACTTCCTCAAAGAACTGAACAAAGACAGGAACGAAAAAAATTGCGAGTATGCGGTGCTCGTCTCCCTGCTGGAGCCTGAAAATGAGCTGTACAATTCAGGCATCGTCGATGTGTCGCATCGCTTCCCGAAGACCTATATCATTCGCCCACAATTCTTTATCCCATTCATCACATTGCTCCGCAATGCCGCCATGAAATCTCTGGAATACAAGGCTGAACTGGCTTTGGTCAAAGCCCAGAACATCGATGTCACCAACTTCGAGAACGACCTCGAAACCTTTAAAACAGCCTTCTCACGCAACTACGACCTCGCCTCAAGACGCTTCCAAACGGCAATCGATGAAATCGATAAGTCGATTGATCACTTGCAAAAAACCAAGGACGCCCTGATGGGTGCTGATCGAAACCTGAGGCTTGCCAATGACAAGGCACAGGATGTGACCGTTAAAAAGTTGACCCGGCGCAATCCAACGATGGCGGCCAAGTTCGCAGACTTGGACACCGCTGCTGATCAGAAATCCGCCTGAGCAATGCCCTCAAGTCCACGCAACCGGATCGGCGAGGTTTACGGCAAACTCACTGTGGTGCGCCCTTCAGAGCGGCGAACTAAAGCAGGAAACACTTTTTGGTGGTGCCGCTGCAGCTGCGGGGCCGAGCGGGAAGTTCCCAGCGACAAGTTGTCGCTGAACACGGCACGCCGCAAACCAACCGTGAATGCCTGTGAAGCATGTGCTCGCGAGTTTCAGATTGAAGGCGTGTATCGCAAAAACGATCGCGAGGAAAAGCAACGCCGCCAAGCAGCGCTTGAAGCTAGATCACAGCTGAAGGGTCAAGTGCCTGAACGCTGGCTTTCCCTACCGCTCACCGATGCCCACGCACGGGAACTCGGGCAAAAACTCTTTTTCCGCGGCACAACTTGTCTGCGTGGACATCTGGCGCCATACCGCATCAATGGCGGCTGTCAGGCTTGTTCTGGCCAGACTCCATCTGCTTCAGATTCGCCATCAACCAGGCCCAAAGAGTCATAACCGCGGCACCAAAGGCCAACATCGCCAGGAGCTTGGCTTCCATTCAGAGGAAATCGAAATCGTCTTCCGAATCACCGGAAAATGCATTCATCACAAGTGCAGAAAACGGCACAAAGAGGGCCGCCATCACTAATATTTCCACGATTTTGAAAGCACCTGATTTAACTTAACGAATTTGACTTTACAAAAAGTCATCAGCACTACCGTCCCACTGAAGTGAGTTCAAATACTCATTTCGGATTCAGGTCTAGGCATTTCACCCCGTTGTCAGCCCAGACGGCCGAATCAGACTGAATTCAGTCGTACAACGACGATGCCAAAGGTGCTGAAGGCGGCTTCACAGACGATTCGCAATCTGCTCAAGCCAGCTGCCCAACACGGCTTCTCCGAAGACCGGCTCCGCAACGACCGGCAGAGCTACATCGCAATGACGCGGGCACTCGTCGATGCCCAGCTCGAATGGCGTGATGCCGAGCTCAGCTCACGCCTCTGGAAAGACGTGGCCGACCGTGGCATGGATCGCGGTCGGCTGCTTCACCTGATCTACAGCGTTGAAGCGCATCACGATGAGGAGGCCCTGCAGAAGGCCGACACGGCCTACCTGCAGTTGGTTGATCCCAGCGATCCCTGAGGCGGAACTCCCTCAGAGCTCGAACAGCGTCCCCAGCAGCATGGCGGGATGGGTCGACTCCCCTGCGGTGCTGCGTTCCAACTGAACGGCCATAACGCAGTGGGCCATGAATCGAACGGCCGAAAGAACAGCCAGACCAATGCACAGGGGGCAGTGCGTGAGGGTCAAGACAGGTGCCTACCGGAGTGATGGACCCATCCCAAGACAGAAGCGGGGACGCGCCACGATCTCTTCAACAAGCGTCATGCAACACGCGCAACCACATTAAGCGGGTGGTAGTGAAGGGGGAAAGGTAGGCTGGTAAGGTTGATGTTTATTGCTCTCTTTCGGGGAACGGATGAGTCAGGTCACAGTCGGCGAAAACGAAGGTATTGAATCCGCATTGCGGCGCTTCAAGCGCTCCGTCGCCAAAGCCGGCATCTTTTCTGATCTGCGTCGGATCCGTCACCACGAGACCCCCGTTGAGAAGTACAAGCGCAAGCTGAAGCAGCGTTCACGCAACCGTCGTCGCTGAGCTAACCCATCACAGCAGTTGATAACGGGCCCTCGGGCCCGTTTTTTTGTGCCCGTCCCCAGCTCACAGCGGATCAGGTCGCCACGTCACGGTGCCCTCTTCACAGTGCGCTCTTGTTTTCGCCAGACTTCATAAATGCTTAAGAAGGCCAAAACCAACCGATGGTGTTGATCAATCCATTTTGCCCAATCAGCGCGGCAAAAATTGCTGGCTTGAAGGCCACCGTGGTCTTGCTGCTGGTGCTGTTGATGAAATCGAAATTGCTGCGGATCAAGATGTCCTTTTTTGGATCTGTTCTTGGATTCGCGATGTTGGTGAGCTTTTTGCTGACCACAGGCCTGCTCGCTGTGATCACTGGCGGAGCCGTTGCTTACGCCGCCACGCAAAACCGGAGCAACTGAGTCATGCGCAATCGTCTTCCATTCCTGAGTGGACTTGCATTGGCAACCCTCGGGGTTTCAGGTCTTGCCGGCGGTGGTTTGCTTTGGAATTTTCAAGGCCGCACCCTGGGGCTTGGTAGCACTATCACGGCGTTGGCTCTGCTGGGAATCAGCTTTGTTCTGCTTCGGCCTGAACCACTACTTTCACCCGTTGAAGTCCCTGAAGCCAGCCAGCCACTCAAAATCAAAGCGCCACAAGCATCGGTCCTCGGCCTGATGCTGGCTGCCCTCGGCACCTTCGGGATGGCGGGTTCTGGCTTGCTGTGGAACTTTCAAGGTATGGCTTTGGGTCTCACCGGCACGCTCACGGCCGCCGTCGCCCTTCTGCTGAGCCTGGTTTTTCTGTGGCCTCTCGGCCCCGCCAAGGCCTTCAGGCAACCTGTTTCCTCGATTGCGGCCATCGGCAACAGCTTGGAACCAGAATCGGTTAAGTCGTTGGAACCCGTCTCACAGAGCACACCTGCCCCGCAAACAACAGCAGAAGCGATTGCTGAACTCTTGGCGGCCGAACAGCATGAGCGAGCGGAACCAACGTTGGTGAACTTTGCTCCGCTGAACCTTTTGCCGGGCCAAAGTGTTCCCACAAAGTCTCGACGCGGTGGCAGTTCTCTTGCTCGTTATCGCTCAATGGCCAGTGACTTGTTCAAGAGTTGACATCTCTCCAGAAATTGAAATTGCGAATTTTTCTGTACCAGGGAGTGATGTTCAAGTCAGGTCGCTGAAGGGTTGATCCTGGCTTATCAACACTGAATCCAGCTTCGTCCATCTCCCTTTTCAGACGACGGGTCACCGGGATAAGTGCGATTGAAAGCACCAAGGCTGCTAAAAGCAGGATGGGAAGTAACGTCACCAGCCAAACGGTGGCAATACAAGTGATTGCAGCCGCCATGACCGTCTTCAGCCATCGCGGCAGAGTTCTGCGCCGTTGAGGTGGAAGTTGCTTCATGGCTCAGGACAGTCCATTTGCTCTCGAAAAAATCCGCTGGAGTTCACGCTGAAACGCTCTTGCGTTGAGAGGTTCCCCCAAGCGCCTGCGTTGGTAGCGTCGCAGCACAGCCCCAATCCAACAAACCTGTAGAGCTATCAACAGTGAAGCAATGATCAGAACAGGAGATTCAGGATCATTCCACTGCATCTCGGCTCAGTAGCTGGATTGGGGCAAGGTGAAGCCCGACTGCATATGACCAACATCAAGCATCACGTAGGTGAGCCAAATCAACACTGCTGCAACACCAGCCCCTGCTGCAATTTTCGCCAATGAACGGCCAATCATCTCGAGCAGGCTGACCTCTTTCATCGCGTTGATCCAATTTCCCTGATTCTGACGCGTCCTTAGCCCATACCGTCGCCAGCCATCAAAAAAGCCCCGCGATCTGCGGGGCTTTTGCAGGTGATCACACTGAAAGTCATCGGGGTGCGACGGCTTCTTCCAGAACAGCAACCTTGCCATTAGCAAACTCCGCATCCTCCACAGCTGTAAACTGCATGTCAGGCTCAAGTCGGCGAACAATGAGTTCGTCAATGGAAAAGACACCAGGACCGCAGGCAAGAACGGCAATGGCAGCCGCGAAGTAGAGCCCAAGCAGCTCAAGAAGATAGATGTTGAAGCCCGCGGTGACGATGGCGTGATAGATGGCGACGGAGATGGTCCCTGCGACGGCCAAAGCTCCCATCCGCGTCAGCAACCCAGTAATCAAGAACCAGCTGCCGATGACTTCGGAGAACGCCGCGACGTAGGAGAGAAGAATCGGAAAGGGCAAATGCAGCGGTCGGACAAATGCATCAGCGAAGTTCTCGATGTTGGCGAGCTTCTCGTACCCGTGGTGAATCAGCAGAGCACCGGTGAATACCCGAAGCACGAGCAGACCGAGATCGCCAGCGATGGGGCGGGACAGGATGGCGCGAATCACCACAGGACATATCGACTACACACAACTTAAATAAGTTGTGTGTAGTGTCGCGGCTTCGCGCCTCGCCGTGGCCAGGAATAAGTACTTCTACTCAGTCGTCGTACACCAGGCACTCCGGTTCATCGGGGTTCTGCTCGCAGAACAGCTCAAGGGGAGAGGGGTCATGGGGATCGTCAGGAAATTGCTTCTTGTGATCCAACAGCCACTGCAGCTCCTCGGTGAGATGACGCACCTTGCCTTCATTGTGCTCAGACAGGGCCTTGAGAAACTCCTCCTGGTCCTTCTGGATGTGCTCGTCAATCGTTTTCATGACTGAAACTGTCATCTGGCTGACATTCAGTTATTAGCGAAAACAAGCCCTGTCGATCAGTCAGTAGATCTACCTTTGTGATCGAAAGAACACAAAGGTAGATCTGCATCGGCGCCCATCACGTCCTGTGACACTGCAGTGGCCATTGGAGGTTCGCCGAAGGAAAGTCAGAGGGCCTCTCGTTGGGTGGATGTCATTTTCCGAACGCAGTGTTCTGACGGGACTGCTGGTCTTTGCCGTTGGAGTTGTGGTGGGTATCGGTATTGGTTCAGCCAGTGCTGTTGCGGCCCTGACCCAGGGGGCGCCCGATGTGCTCCAGTCATGGTCGGGGGTGGTTGCTCTGCCGTGAAAAGCTGGCATCAGCTCCAGTTTTCGCCGTCCGGAATCCGTAGTAGAGCGAAGGCCTTACAACGTTTGCATGAACCACGAACGGGATTAGCGCGCTAACGCGCTCCAACACTGATGCTGCCTGCGCCGATGAGGTGCTCGAGCCTTGCTGTCAGCTTCAACTCCGTGCGATCAAAACGATCTTGATGGCCAGCCAGGTAAGCGAGCTCTTCGTGGGTGATCACCTGATGGGTAACGGCATCCAGATAGATCTCAACCAGGGACATCTCAGCATCACCAAGGATGCGCCATCCTGGCAACACGGGGACGCCAACTGGGAACCGTGCAACGGATAGCTCACCATGGACCGTCAGACCATTCAAAGCCTTGTCAAGCAATGCAGTTTGGGGCTGTTTGATTTGGCTTGTGCGGTCAGTGGTCGCCCCAGCTGGGATCTGAACCTGCCCGTTGGTGTGATCGATGCGAGACGCACCAAACCGAAGCTGATCGTGAGCGCCATCGGCACCATCAACTCAACCTTGAAAGCATCGTCGACCATTGCTCACCCGCTGATGGTGCGTTTGTTCGAGCGTTTCGACGCTGTGGGCTTGGAACAGGCGCTCGTTGAAATGAAGAGCGGTGATGACGGGGAGGCCTTCGCGGAGGTCTGGCAGGCCTACAGGGATGAACGCTGTTCCGGGGATGCCCCGATGTGGAGCATCGAAGACGCAACGGCGTTTGTTGTGCAATCGCGTGAGGCCCATGCCGACAGGGAGGTGGCATGCGTCGCCATCCTGCCCGGAGATCCCCATCGCATCATCACGTTTTCGATCCCGATTGCATTCCTCACGCGAGATTAAGGAGATGCATGGAGTGGGTCCTGCCTCGCTGAACTCGAACATGGCTCCTGTTGCGTGGAGTCGCTGAAGAGATTGATTGTAATCAAATCACACCTACAGCAACAAAATCTTCAGCAGAAGCTAACAGCATTTTGCTATTTTACAAACCATAAATTACACCCAGCATCAAAAAGAGACAAAAATAACTTGCCATATCCAAGCAAACGCAGAGCACAGAATCGACACGCATAGGAGACTAAATTCAAGCCCTCAGTCTTCTGAAGCTTGAGCCCTTACCTAAACGCCCTTGAAGGATTTATCGAGTGAATTGCACGCTTTCTAGTACCCATACCCACCATGATAATGAGCAACTATGGCTTGATCAGATGTGGGAATCAATCAGCTATTTCTGGATCAAATTCGCCGCATGATATCTAGAGCACTGGTGTACGTGAACTCTCTGCTCAAAAGTCTTGTTGATCAGCATCACATGTATTTCATAGCCTTCATTAATAGATGCTGATTGCTGCTCGGAGCTGAGGCGACAGATCCTCAAGATGCGGCTTGATAAAAACCTGCTGTCTCTCCAGAGCAGAGATCGCGCTGATGCCCTTGAAGAGATGTGCCAGCACAGCCGTTCAAGCCTTTCTCACCGATGGTGGCCCATTTCAACCAGCGGACTCTCTAATGACCGATGCAGCCAAAGGCCTCAGCACCATCTCGGAGCAACCGATGCTCATCGGCGATGAACTGGCTAAACAGTGGTTGTCTGATCCACTGAGCATGAAAAAGGTCCTCTTAGCCCTGTTTGTTCTTGCCTCATCAGCACCTGCAGCAATGGCCCAAAAGGAAATTCCCAAGGCTCCTGGCCATGACCAGTGTCCGCTTGGTTACGTCAACACGCTTGGGACCACCTGTGTTTCGCCGATTTATTACGAAGTGGCACCCACAAACGGCAAAGCCTGCATGTCGGGCTGGATGAACATCGGGGCCGGCTACTGCAAAAAGAAAACACTCGGGATTTTCTAGCCAGAACAGCCTGCACCGCAGCCCATCCCGTGACGATCAGCACCACTGCTTGTCTCGATCTCGGTTCCTCAGATCACAGGTCAAACTTAGGAGTCGATCACCATGGCTATCGGAAATGGATTGGTGCCGGGATTCACAACTGAACCGTTTGCGCAGAGGCATCAACGTCTAAGAGATGCGCTGGTTTGAGAGGGTCGCCACCGTCAGGCAGGCCGTCTCCTGACAAACCCACGAAACTCTCAGCTTTCACTCATTTTATTGCTCTACAAACAGAGCATGGTTGTGCTGTGAGTGAAAAGCAGACCCCTGGATTTGGAATGCTCCGGGGGTCTTTCTGTGATCAGGACAGTCCAAGGATGTGCAGCCCGGCATCGAGACTGCGTCTGCACTGCAGCACCAACCGTTTCAGCAGGCAAGAATCAAGGCCCTGACAAAAGCCCTGATGGTTTCGTTGTGGCGTGATTTGCCCTCAATGACCAACATCGAACGGATCGTCGGGTGCAGGTCTCGATCGGTTCCAGAACCTCGCGAATGCAGAGATATCCCTGAAAAGGGCGGGCGCCAGCACCGCCCAGTTCTCCACTCTGCTCTTTCTGGTCAGTCAGCATCGGCTCAACGGAGCCCGACCGAGAAGCAGGCCTCCCCTGTGGACAGCACGATGAGCCTTGGGACAGCTCAGCCGTTGACGGCTAACTTGCCGGACCCGAGCCATCTGCTCTGATCGAGCAGAGCTCAGCCATCGACGCCTCTGTTCCAATCACCCCCATGAATGCCCATGTGATCGATGCCAAGGGGCGCTGGACCTACATGGGCGAGGACGGATGCCGTGGCAGTGTTGGTGATCCCTCGCTGTTGGAACAGCTTCGAACGCTTCGTGACCAGCCCACCGACGATGGCTGCGGAAGTCTGCAGTCTTGACCTGCAGTGATCGAGCGTGAACAGGTCGCGGTCCTCGCGGTCGATCTCTAGCAACGATGCAACTCTGTTCACCAGATTCATGTCCATGCTGTCGAAAGAGATTTCAAGAGCAAACCTTCTCGAGCAGATGCCAATCAGAACCGTTCCCTATGTCGAAGGCGCACTGTGCACACTTCAATTTCACTCGACATATAACTGAAAACGGTCCTGAAGATCAGCACTTAAACAAGCTGATGTAGCAGCACGAAAACAGGCAATATCCACATTCGCCTGAGAAAGCATTCCAACCATGCAACCTCAGCTGGAGGCAGCTGATAACACGGCTAAAAATATATTTCAGCTGCCCATTTCAGGCTTTTTTGCTATTACTATAGACTTTCTTACACCATGGAACATCAAGGCCATGATTCATGATATTCAAGAAAAAGCAATACAGATACTGCACAAGAAGCAAAACAGGCTAAGCGACGACAGACGCGATTACTTTTCACTGCATTCAACATCCACACCCATTCAAATCACTTAATCCAAAGCCAAAATCGAACTCTAATCAACACACTACCAACTTCAACATGAACAGACACATGGGCGTCGTTCAAAGACTAACGATGAGAGCAGAGATGATGGAGGTACGACCTGCGGTCAACAGAACCACTGCTCAAGATACAATTCGTTGATGATAATGAATCAGGCGATTGCCGACGGGACACTGAGAACTCACCGGCTGGAGAGGTCGTTAAACCAAATTCAAATGACCAAAAAACGGCTGACCCCAAAACAACCATCAAGCAGCCAATGAACCAATGGCCTCTTGAAAGCCCATAATCCATCTCTAGAGCACCAATCAACGGAATATGACTTAAATAGCTCCCCACAGAAAAAACTCAAAACATTCTAATAAGAATCATAGGAATTTTAATGGGATTCTCATTAACCTCACAAGGATCCCAACCCTCAAGCCCTCAATAACAACAAGACCAGCGATGAAGAGTACGGCAATGGCCTCGTAGCAAAAGAGGTCGCACCTTCCTTCTCCCAAGCGAGCTCGCGAACATTACACGACCGCGAAAACCTCAACAACAACCGAAATACAATTCAGACTAAAACAAATCAGCGGACATTGCAGGCAAGCAACAACACATTGGCAGCCACCCAATTCGTTAGCCATTCATCACAATGGCAAACTCGCAGCCAAGTCCAACGAATCCATTGCGGGTCACCAATCGCTCTCGATAACGTGTGCCGAACAGAGCAGCAGTGGCTATGAATCCCAAGCCAAAGCCCAAAAACCAAAATCGACCAGAAAATTCAAACAACATTAAATAGGACTCATCGACAATCAATTTTCAAATTAGATATTGAAAGCATAAATGATGATCCTAAAAAAATCTAAGCTTTTTGATTCACGATGAACTGATTAAAAATCAAGATGAACACAAAGCACATGGGGCTTATCAACAGCACTTTAGAAGCATGGCATTCGCAACATTCAGCAACCCATGAAGTAGAAATGATACAAGGGAGCTCAATACAAGGCGCACGAATGCTGCAGCACTAATGGGCGAGATGGGCAGCCATGCGTTGCGAAAGATTCTCGGTAGGAGAAATAACCAGAGAAGATTGAAAACGACTGATCGCAATTTGATGGATCAAAAAATTAGCCAACGAGAGACCCGCGGCACTGACGATTGCGATAGCGCAAAACAGATATTTCTTGGACAAAAGTGCTTGTCAATCGATTGTTGCTCAATATTAAGACCTTCTGCCCCCCCCCACTGAACTCGCGATGCGATAACGCTTCTGAGCCCCTCCATGCCGCTACCACCAGCACGATGGCGAAGACAGCCTGACCTCGCTTGCCAAAACCGATACGCTCTAGCTAGTACTGGTGTATTACATCCAGAGGTCATGGAGGAGTGGGACTTCTTTGAAGAGCGTGAACTGCAGGGCTGGAAAGGGGGTGTGGTCTGCATGACCTGTCAGCACTTCACCTATGGCGTTGACCAGCACTGCCACACGCTTGTGGGCTGCAGCCTCAGAAAGAGACAACTTCAACAGGGTGAACACCTGAAAAAGCGCTGCAAGCTCTGGGCCTCCACCTGGCAGACGCAAGTGGGCTGGGCACCCGAATCAAGTTGAACAGCTCAGGTCTTGGTATCCAGACAGTGGCTTGTCCAGACAGAAACCAGCTGAAAATCAACAGCAGCTTCAAATGAAAGTGGCGCGTTTTTTACTCAGAGACGGCAACAAGGTTGGTGCAGCAGTTTGCCCTGACGGGCTAGAGGTCTTCACCTACACAGACCAAAAAGGCCAAGTGGTCCACGCGTTGGCGACGGTCAAAGCAGAAAGGCAATTCCTCAAGCAAGTGCCCTCAAAACTGCTTCCGTTGTATATCCGCATGGATCAAGCTCTTGCCAAGAGCGTTGGTCGGAGTTGAAGAGCTTTCACGCTGCGCCTCAACCATCACGGCACTAAGAAGATGCGGGTCCTTGCAACACGCATCTTCTTTGCAGTGGCCTCACCACCTGACCTTGACCTCACCTCCGTTCGGTCCCTGGAAAGAAACACTCCCTGATTTGTTTCGAGGTTCGTAGTAAGGGCCCCATTCAACGGGCCTTCCCCCCGTCCACCAC
It contains:
- a CDS encoding DoxX family protein, which codes for MIRAILSRPIAGDLGLLVLRVFTGALLIHHGYEKLANIENFADAFVRPLHLPFPILLSYVAAFSEVIGSWFLITGLLTRMGALAVAGTISVAIYHAIVTAGFNIYLLELLGLYFAAAIAVLACGPGVFSIDELIVRRLEPDMQFTAVEDAEFANGKVAVLEEAVAPR
- a CDS encoding DUF2130 domain-containing protein, with protein sequence MHDIICPHCSTAFKVDEAGYADILKQVRDRDFEQQLNKRLALAEQDKRNAIELAIAKKDREMQTLEAQLKQSAMHQELAIKDAVNQAERQRDRIAIELQQMREQQETERRLAETKFAKEMQAMTLQKDNEVRDLQAKLQAGAMQRQLAVNEAVSSVEKQRDALQSGLKEAELKHQLESQSLKDRYEVQLSDRDQAIERLRDMKARLSTKMVGETLEQHCETEFNRIRAAAFPKAYFEKDNDARSGSKGDYIFRDQDDHNNEIISIMFEMKNEADTTATKKKNEDFLKELNKDRNEKNCEYAVLVSLLEPENELYNSGIVDVSHRFPKTYIIRPQFFIPFITLLRNAAMKSLEYKAELALVKAQNIDVTNFENDLETFKTAFSRNYDLASRRFQTAIDEIDKSIDHLQKTKDALMGADRNLRLANDKAQDVTVKKLTRRNPTMAAKFADLDTAADQKSA
- a CDS encoding early protein (E6), with amino-acid sequence MPSSPRNRIGEVYGKLTVVRPSERRTKAGNTFWWCRCSCGAEREVPSDKLSLNTARRKPTVNACEACAREFQIEGVYRKNDREEKQRRQAALEARSQLKGQVPERWLSLPLTDAHARELGQKLFFRGTTCLRGHLAPYRINGGCQACSGQTPSASDSPSTRPKES
- the rpsU gene encoding 30S ribosomal protein S21 is translated as MSQVTVGENEGIESALRRFKRSVAKAGIFSDLRRIRHHETPVEKYKRKLKQRSRNRRR
- a CDS encoding CP12 domain-containing protein, producing the protein MKTIDEHIQKDQEEFLKALSEHNEGKVRHLTEELQWLLDHKKQFPDDPHDPSPLELFCEQNPDEPECLVYDD